The following are from one region of the Segatella oris genome:
- a CDS encoding alpha-L-fucosidase, which translates to MNIKKIILGIMVLITSTTVAAQGDVYKRSQSYEWPTDPLVVRKLKQWQDLKFGVLIHWGLYAVPGIVESWSICDENWISRDTTKTYQQYKEWYWGLCKQFNPTRFEPEQWASTFKNAGMKYMLFTTKHHDGFCMYDSKQTDFTIAQHAFRDNPKRDILRHVLQAFRNKGFMIGEYYSKPDWHSQDYWWDVYPIKHGRNVNYDIKQWPWRWNAFKKFVHAQTEELLSNYGKIDILWLDGGWVCKKNQQDIDMPRIASRARELQPGLIIVDRTIHGPYENYQTPERTIPEKQLNFPWESCIPLSNDWGWVRHPAWKTSTKVINTLVEVVAKGGNLVLGVGPTAEGRIQPEAVSRLDSIGQWLQRYGQAIYNTVTTPYYNEGKLWFTVSKNGQQRYAVYALQDHEPLPKTLSWQVHTPKSVMLLGTKKRLKMIKTHDGKVTVTLPTGMKTEPFALQLNM; encoded by the coding sequence ATGAACATCAAGAAAATAATATTGGGCATTATGGTCCTCATCACCTCAACCACAGTCGCTGCACAAGGCGATGTGTACAAGCGCTCGCAAAGCTATGAATGGCCTACCGACCCACTTGTGGTGAGAAAGCTCAAGCAATGGCAAGACTTGAAGTTTGGTGTGCTCATTCATTGGGGGCTTTATGCCGTACCGGGAATAGTGGAATCATGGTCTATCTGCGATGAGAATTGGATTTCGCGTGACACGACAAAGACCTATCAACAATACAAAGAGTGGTATTGGGGGCTGTGCAAGCAGTTCAATCCCACACGATTTGAACCTGAACAATGGGCCTCAACGTTTAAGAATGCAGGTATGAAATACATGCTGTTCACCACGAAGCATCATGATGGTTTCTGCATGTATGACTCTAAACAAACCGATTTCACCATTGCCCAACACGCATTTCGTGACAATCCTAAACGCGATATACTGCGCCATGTGCTTCAAGCATTCCGCAACAAAGGCTTCATGATTGGCGAATACTATTCAAAACCCGACTGGCACTCACAGGACTATTGGTGGGATGTCTATCCAATCAAGCACGGACGCAATGTCAACTACGACATCAAGCAATGGCCCTGGCGGTGGAATGCGTTTAAGAAATTTGTCCATGCACAAACAGAAGAGCTGCTGAGCAACTATGGCAAGATAGACATTCTGTGGCTTGATGGCGGATGGGTATGCAAGAAAAACCAGCAAGACATAGACATGCCACGCATTGCCTCGCGTGCAAGAGAACTTCAACCCGGTCTGATTATCGTCGACCGCACTATTCATGGGCCATACGAAAACTATCAGACACCCGAGCGAACCATACCTGAAAAGCAGCTCAACTTCCCTTGGGAAAGCTGTATCCCGCTATCGAATGACTGGGGATGGGTAAGGCATCCCGCATGGAAAACATCGACTAAAGTCATCAATACGCTCGTAGAAGTGGTGGCAAAGGGTGGAAATCTCGTGTTAGGTGTAGGCCCAACAGCAGAAGGACGCATTCAACCCGAGGCCGTCAGTCGCTTGGACAGCATTGGCCAGTGGCTGCAACGGTATGGACAAGCAATTTATAACACAGTGACAACACCCTATTACAATGAGGGAAAACTGTGGTTCACAGTCAGTAAAAATGGTCAACAACGCTATGCAGTCTATGCACTGCAAGACCATGAGCCTTTACCCAAGACACTCTCATGGCAAGTGCATACGCCCAAAAGTGTCATGCTCCTTGGTACAAAGAAAAGGCTCAAAATGATCAAAACGCATGATGGGAAGGTCACCGTTACCCTGCCGACAGGCATGAAGACCGAGCCTTTTGCATTGCAACTGAACATGTAA
- a CDS encoding SusD/RagB family nutrient-binding outer membrane lipoprotein: MKKIIALALTGLALLSTTSCSDSSFDAKYEDPSKTSTVGVPQVFTAVLYKGNKWMNPVYYRYYVQSTTSGFYSGVIGNANNRGRFRGAGEGYFNTRWQDFYDMLTQYRLLEDNYNKLNETEQPSNKIFLLLGRTVMQAQLHEVLSIWGDVPYKGASTIWKSSDYADAKKKDVYDSDVDTYKQILIDLKEVGDYFAAGNLNANGVANLKRQDFTLANGNTDIWQRYVNSLRLRIALHLATNGECVTVAKAAIKEILENPSTYPLIDDNTKNQGVAADTQTDDFNYGKSVSQALNSSPYSSGSQAMLDAMHVPSTGYPNANSDPRLPLVYDPNPSGRYVAYDVNKSNTDISNLESDSIKVYQSKGIKSANYYCVIDSQAVQGWANYQGNERLPACWLNASEVSLSIAECYLKGYGVTANAAKAKDYFIKGVVQSFAYYKELKTNSTLYKAIDNTYFNDSYAGKRKTKLPTEAQAQAYATQIWDGTEQVVATQLWLNFSFMNELEAWNVVRRTGYPKVTFATDAQVSSYPKPAHRLPYPSDELTYNADNVQAAITKNYKESTGFYTKLFWANTQDYYQMVTAQ; this comes from the coding sequence ATGAAAAAGATAATAGCTTTAGCCTTAACAGGGCTTGCACTCTTGTCAACGACATCGTGCAGCGACTCGTCTTTCGATGCCAAATACGAAGACCCGTCCAAGACTTCAACTGTAGGCGTGCCGCAAGTGTTCACGGCAGTGCTCTACAAAGGCAACAAATGGATGAACCCCGTGTATTATCGCTACTATGTTCAGTCTACAACCTCAGGCTTCTACTCAGGAGTTATCGGGAATGCCAATAACCGCGGGCGTTTCAGAGGAGCAGGTGAAGGATATTTCAACACACGCTGGCAGGATTTCTATGACATGCTCACACAATATCGCCTGTTGGAAGATAACTATAACAAGCTAAACGAAACCGAACAACCTTCCAACAAGATATTCCTTTTGTTGGGACGCACTGTCATGCAGGCACAGCTCCACGAAGTACTATCCATCTGGGGAGACGTTCCTTACAAGGGTGCTTCCACAATCTGGAAATCAAGCGACTATGCAGATGCAAAGAAGAAAGACGTGTATGACAGCGATGTCGACACCTATAAACAGATCCTTATTGACTTGAAAGAAGTCGGCGACTACTTTGCTGCGGGCAATCTGAATGCCAATGGCGTTGCCAACTTAAAGCGTCAAGACTTCACGCTTGCCAATGGAAACACCGACATATGGCAGCGTTATGTCAACTCACTCCGACTGCGCATCGCCCTCCACTTGGCTACCAATGGCGAATGTGTCACGGTTGCAAAGGCTGCCATCAAGGAGATTCTGGAAAATCCCTCAACCTATCCTCTGATTGATGACAACACTAAAAACCAAGGTGTTGCTGCCGACACACAGACCGACGACTTCAATTATGGAAAGTCAGTATCGCAAGCTCTCAACAGTTCGCCCTACAGCTCGGGTTCTCAAGCCATGCTTGATGCCATGCACGTTCCGTCTACAGGCTATCCAAATGCCAACTCCGACCCGCGCCTGCCCCTCGTTTACGATCCTAATCCAAGTGGCAGATACGTGGCTTACGACGTGAACAAGAGCAACACCGACATATCCAATTTAGAGAGCGACAGCATCAAAGTCTATCAAAGTAAAGGCATCAAGAGTGCCAACTACTACTGTGTTATCGATTCACAGGCCGTTCAAGGTTGGGCAAACTATCAAGGCAACGAACGGCTTCCGGCATGCTGGCTCAACGCCTCCGAAGTGAGTCTGAGCATTGCCGAGTGTTATCTCAAAGGATATGGTGTTACTGCCAATGCTGCAAAAGCCAAAGACTATTTCATCAAAGGCGTAGTACAATCATTCGCATACTACAAGGAATTGAAGACTAACAGCACGCTCTATAAGGCTATTGACAACACATACTTCAATGACAGCTACGCAGGCAAACGAAAGACAAAGTTGCCCACAGAAGCCCAAGCCCAGGCCTATGCCACGCAGATATGGGACGGAACCGAGCAGGTCGTTGCAACCCAACTATGGCTTAACTTCAGTTTTATGAACGAATTGGAAGCATGGAATGTAGTGCGCCGGACAGGTTATCCAAAAGTGACTTTCGCTACAGATGCACAGGTCAGCAGCTATCCCAAGCCAGCTCATCGACTGCCTTATCCAAGCGATGAACTCACCTACAATGCCGACAATGTGCAAGCAGCCATTACCAAGAATTATAAAGAGTCGACCGGTTTCTATACCAAACTCTTCTGGGCCAACACACAAGACTACTATCAGATGGTTACTGCCCAATAG
- a CDS encoding glycoside hydrolase family 3 N-terminal domain-containing protein encodes MNIAIKKRLLTLVLLLSACSLCPTLQAKGDYPYRNAKLPTAERVADLLNRMTLEEKIGQLRCLLAWDYYTLQQNKVYPSDTFKKDIAEGNIGILWATFRADPWTKKSLSNGLTPYLAAQAANTLQKYAIEHTRLGIPLFFAEEAPHGHMAIGTTVLPTGLGLAATWNTDLAEATGQCIARQIRLQGAHISFGPVLDLTRDPRWSRVEESMGEDPVLTACMGAAMVKGLGGGKHSQPYATIPTLKHFVGYGTTEGGQNGCQTIGGLRDICQNFFLPFQKAIEAGATSVMTSYNSMDGMPSTANEWLYNDVLRKRWNFTGFVISDLYSIDGLWHTHHVAHTLTEAGAMALKAGVDVDLGGRAYQRLAEAVEKGWVKECVIDSACARILRMKFEMGLFEHPFVNVRATQDINNTVDKDVALKAAQQLITLLKNQNNTLPLKRNIKIALVGPNADNAYNMLGDYTAPQKEGNVKTVLRGIQSKISMQQIKYVQGCAIRDTANSTIAEAVAAARWADVVIAVVGGSSARDFKTNYQATGAAEVNAQQVSDMESGEGYDRATLSLLGRQNELLAALKQTGKPLVVVYIEGRPLQKNWAAQHADALLTAYYPGQEGGQAIADVLFGDINPAGRLPISVPAHVGQLPCYYNKRMPAPHDYVEMKAVPLYAFGFGLSYTTFHYDNLRIEKHGANRFHVTFDVTNTGDRDGEEVAQLYMHDQVASVVQPILQLKHFARIFIPKGETKQVAFDILPEDLTFIGADMNPTIEPRPTEVCIGSASNNILLKSTINTE; translated from the coding sequence ATGAACATCGCGATAAAAAAGCGACTGCTGACCTTAGTTTTGCTGCTCTCTGCTTGCAGTCTATGCCCGACTCTCCAAGCAAAAGGTGACTATCCTTATCGAAATGCGAAGTTACCTACCGCTGAACGTGTGGCCGATCTCCTCAATCGCATGACGCTTGAAGAGAAGATCGGTCAGCTGAGATGCTTGTTGGCATGGGACTACTACACGCTACAGCAAAACAAAGTATATCCTTCTGACACCTTCAAGAAAGACATTGCAGAAGGCAACATCGGCATCCTTTGGGCTACGTTCCGCGCTGATCCCTGGACAAAAAAGAGTCTGTCCAACGGACTTACCCCCTATCTGGCAGCACAAGCAGCCAACACTTTGCAGAAATATGCTATCGAACACACGCGCTTAGGCATTCCTCTGTTCTTTGCAGAAGAAGCTCCTCATGGGCACATGGCTATCGGGACAACGGTTCTCCCTACAGGATTAGGGCTTGCTGCCACATGGAATACAGACCTTGCCGAAGCGACAGGGCAATGTATAGCACGCCAAATCAGGTTGCAAGGAGCCCACATCAGTTTCGGCCCTGTACTCGATTTGACAAGAGATCCGCGTTGGTCGCGCGTGGAAGAGAGCATGGGGGAAGACCCTGTTCTGACAGCCTGCATGGGGGCAGCAATGGTGAAAGGCCTTGGAGGAGGAAAGCATTCACAACCTTATGCCACAATCCCGACATTGAAACACTTCGTGGGTTATGGTACGACAGAAGGCGGACAGAACGGCTGTCAGACGATTGGTGGACTGCGAGATATATGCCAAAACTTCTTCCTTCCATTTCAGAAAGCGATTGAAGCAGGGGCAACTTCCGTCATGACTTCCTATAATTCGATGGATGGCATGCCCTCAACAGCCAATGAATGGCTCTATAATGACGTTCTGCGCAAACGTTGGAATTTCACCGGATTTGTTATTTCAGACCTCTACAGTATTGACGGATTATGGCATACGCACCATGTGGCGCACACACTGACCGAGGCAGGTGCAATGGCACTGAAAGCCGGAGTAGACGTTGACTTGGGCGGACGTGCCTATCAACGGTTGGCCGAAGCCGTGGAGAAAGGGTGGGTAAAAGAATGTGTTATCGACTCTGCCTGTGCCCGAATACTGCGTATGAAGTTTGAGATGGGGCTTTTCGAACATCCTTTCGTCAATGTACGTGCAACACAAGATATCAACAACACGGTCGACAAGGATGTGGCATTGAAAGCTGCACAGCAACTCATTACGCTGTTGAAAAACCAAAACAACACCCTACCTCTCAAGAGAAACATCAAGATTGCCTTAGTGGGCCCTAACGCGGACAATGCTTATAACATGCTGGGAGACTACACCGCACCGCAAAAAGAGGGCAATGTGAAGACCGTATTAAGGGGCATTCAGTCTAAAATCTCTATGCAACAGATTAAATATGTGCAGGGATGTGCCATCCGAGATACTGCCAACAGCACTATCGCCGAAGCCGTTGCCGCAGCACGGTGGGCCGATGTTGTGATAGCAGTCGTAGGTGGTTCGAGTGCCAGAGATTTCAAAACGAATTATCAAGCAACAGGAGCAGCCGAAGTGAACGCCCAACAAGTGAGCGACATGGAGTCGGGAGAAGGCTATGACCGCGCCACATTGTCGTTATTGGGACGGCAGAATGAACTGTTAGCTGCCTTGAAACAAACAGGCAAACCACTTGTGGTAGTCTATATTGAAGGGCGTCCGCTGCAGAAGAATTGGGCTGCTCAACATGCCGATGCACTGCTCACGGCCTATTATCCAGGGCAGGAAGGCGGACAAGCTATCGCCGATGTACTCTTTGGTGACATCAACCCTGCGGGCCGTCTGCCTATCTCCGTGCCTGCTCATGTAGGCCAGTTGCCCTGCTATTACAATAAGCGTATGCCCGCTCCCCACGACTATGTAGAGATGAAGGCTGTGCCATTATATGCCTTTGGCTTCGGACTAAGCTACACAACATTCCATTATGACAACCTGAGAATAGAGAAACACGGTGCCAATCGGTTTCATGTCACCTTTGATGTCACCAATACGGGCGATAGAGATGGTGAGGAAGTGGCACAGCTCTACATGCACGATCAGGTGGCATCTGTAGTTCAGCCGATACTGCAATTGAAACACTTCGCACGCATCTTCATACCAAAGGGAGAGACTAAACAGGTGGCATTCGACATTCTCCCAGAAGATCTGACGTTTATCGGAGCAGATATGAACCCTACCATTGAACCTCGTCCGACAGAAGTCTGCATAGGAAGTGCTTCGAACAATATCTTGCTCAAAAGTACCATAAATACAGAATAA
- a CDS encoding SusC/RagA family TonB-linked outer membrane protein has protein sequence MKQSRCLYQSVQRTALVALFLLFTVITYAQNFMVKGCIKDQAGEPIAGATVKILGTSSGGVSDVDGNYSIKCSATATLEFSYIGFSTKAIDVKGRKTINVVLDEGSQNIDEVVVTALGIKKDAKKLGYAVSSIGSADLNRTGSASIASGLYGKATGVRIQSAPGSNSAISVSVRGLSSITGNTQPLLVLDGVPIHNGNANNSDYWTSQRITANGLVDINPEDIENISILKGAAASALYGSEAANGVIMITTKSATRGTGTHIDFNASIGFDKVAYMPDIQKKFGPGYDNWALGDGEEAATGFRKVYKDRSGNAITTPRATIYSYGPAYDGSKSVTYFDGNTRPYSPINHNQWADIFRTGINQNYNIAITNGTEHNNVRFSYTYNQTRSMQYNSENSRHNFNLAGAYDVTRDIKLNYSVSYQPQRIKNRPYRISRLTNNYSGMFGGYTDIAYIRNHTVTSLGYMNNVAQINGGSPNTMTPDETFLYSPMGSTSLISEYFWKVFSNNEYVNHERFMGAVNPTWKIIDGLTLSGRVATDMTIEKIENKYNTENSHTFSTNGQYSDYYGLSNSRYRIYYGDIMLTYDKTFNQKHNITASAGWTGRREDYYFSSVNTNQGLTQENWFHLNASVGTKSANMVKEDQLRTGLFLTASYGYDSWLYLEGTTRQEKTSTLKKGNNTFYYPSFSGSVIYTELMKEKRPTWWDYGKLRLSYGVVGNSPSIYRANMAYNQGSITRSTTYTYNYVPTDIGNENIKPERKYEYEIGIENKWFNNRLGMELSYYYNDIKDQILTTTSASSMGAKSMLMNVGELTNSGLEASLYGTPILTKDWRLNLNFNIAFNKNKVKKLADGLDVLSHMTVDNGAASLESHVGESMGDWYAYTYKTDDKGNRIVGSNGLYMTDTSTRHKVGNAMPKATGGFGGMLNYKNFALTFNFDFRIGGDVLNLPWQYMMDAGNIKDAVGVRNAATGGIYYYSDTDKASDKGSLHRVNPADIPNYKRGETKINGHLVWDNGLIQKGVKEDGTPNDIIVTQFEVNDNQYGWGTGATQSYADAIQKNSYVKCREITLAYTLPKLITKKFHCNTLTVSAYVRNPFYIYRSLKLFDAEATDGTSWIYQAQIGGTTATSRSFGLTLRANF, from the coding sequence ATGAAGCAATCGAGATGTCTTTATCAAAGCGTTCAGAGAACGGCTTTGGTAGCTTTATTTCTATTGTTTACAGTCATCACCTATGCACAGAACTTTATGGTGAAAGGCTGTATCAAAGATCAGGCAGGCGAACCTATTGCAGGCGCCACAGTGAAAATCCTTGGCACCTCTTCCGGAGGTGTTTCCGACGTTGATGGCAACTACTCCATCAAATGTTCTGCTACAGCAACGCTTGAATTCAGCTACATTGGTTTCTCAACAAAAGCCATTGATGTGAAAGGAAGAAAGACCATTAACGTGGTTTTAGACGAAGGAAGCCAGAACATAGACGAGGTAGTGGTCACAGCACTTGGTATAAAGAAAGATGCCAAGAAGTTGGGCTATGCTGTCAGCTCCATTGGTTCGGCAGATTTGAACCGCACAGGTTCGGCAAGCATTGCATCCGGACTCTATGGTAAGGCCACTGGTGTGAGAATTCAATCTGCACCAGGAAGCAACTCCGCAATCTCTGTATCAGTACGTGGCCTGTCATCTATCACCGGCAATACACAGCCATTATTGGTATTAGATGGCGTGCCAATCCATAATGGGAACGCCAACAACAGTGACTATTGGACAAGCCAACGTATCACAGCCAATGGCTTGGTTGACATCAATCCGGAGGATATTGAGAACATCTCTATCCTGAAAGGCGCGGCAGCATCAGCCCTCTATGGCTCTGAAGCGGCCAACGGTGTGATTATGATCACTACGAAATCAGCTACAAGAGGCACTGGTACCCACATTGACTTCAATGCAAGCATTGGTTTTGACAAAGTTGCCTACATGCCGGATATACAGAAGAAGTTTGGTCCCGGCTATGACAACTGGGCATTAGGTGACGGCGAAGAAGCTGCAACAGGCTTCCGCAAAGTTTACAAAGACCGTTCAGGAAACGCGATTACGACCCCACGTGCGACCATCTATTCATACGGCCCAGCCTATGACGGCAGTAAATCGGTGACCTACTTCGATGGCAACACACGTCCATATAGCCCCATCAACCATAACCAGTGGGCCGATATCTTCCGCACAGGTATCAACCAGAATTATAACATTGCTATCACAAACGGCACTGAACACAATAATGTGCGCTTCTCTTATACTTATAATCAGACGCGCTCCATGCAGTATAATTCAGAGAACAGCCGTCATAATTTCAACTTAGCCGGGGCATATGACGTTACGCGCGACATCAAGTTGAACTATTCTGTAAGTTATCAACCACAGCGAATCAAGAACCGTCCTTATCGCATTAGCCGTCTGACCAACAACTATTCAGGTATGTTTGGCGGATATACCGACATTGCCTACATTCGCAATCACACTGTCACCAGTCTCGGTTACATGAATAATGTTGCGCAAATCAACGGTGGATCTCCCAATACCATGACTCCCGATGAAACGTTCCTGTATTCTCCAATGGGTTCAACCTCATTGATCAGTGAATACTTCTGGAAAGTGTTCAGCAATAATGAATATGTCAACCATGAACGCTTCATGGGTGCTGTCAACCCCACATGGAAGATTATCGATGGGCTAACACTTAGCGGACGCGTAGCAACCGACATGACAATTGAGAAGATTGAAAACAAATACAACACCGAAAATTCACACACTTTCTCAACCAACGGACAATACAGTGACTATTATGGACTGTCAAACAGCCGTTATCGCATTTATTATGGAGATATCATGCTGACCTATGACAAGACTTTTAATCAAAAACATAATATCACAGCCAGTGCCGGTTGGACAGGTCGTCGCGAAGACTATTATTTCTCAAGTGTCAATACCAACCAAGGACTTACACAGGAGAACTGGTTCCACCTGAATGCTTCTGTCGGCACAAAGAGTGCTAACATGGTGAAAGAAGACCAACTCAGAACCGGTCTTTTCCTTACAGCAAGCTATGGTTATGACAGCTGGCTCTACCTCGAAGGAACCACTCGCCAGGAAAAGACCTCTACACTGAAGAAGGGAAACAATACATTCTATTATCCTTCTTTCAGCGGTAGTGTCATCTATACAGAACTAATGAAGGAGAAAAGACCTACATGGTGGGACTATGGAAAGCTGCGCTTGTCATACGGTGTTGTAGGAAACTCCCCCTCTATCTATCGTGCAAACATGGCTTATAACCAAGGTAGCATCACCCGTTCCACTACTTATACCTATAATTATGTACCAACCGACATTGGTAATGAGAACATTAAGCCCGAGCGCAAGTATGAATATGAAATCGGTATTGAGAACAAATGGTTCAACAACCGACTCGGAATGGAACTCAGCTACTACTATAATGACATCAAAGATCAAATCCTCACCACGACTTCTGCATCTTCAATGGGTGCAAAAAGTATGCTGATGAACGTTGGAGAGCTAACCAACAGCGGTCTTGAAGCCAGTCTCTATGGCACTCCAATCCTAACAAAGGACTGGCGACTCAACCTGAACTTCAACATCGCTTTCAACAAAAACAAGGTCAAGAAACTGGCCGATGGCTTGGATGTACTTTCTCATATGACAGTCGATAATGGCGCAGCAAGCTTAGAGTCGCATGTCGGCGAATCCATGGGCGACTGGTATGCCTACACCTATAAGACCGACGACAAAGGTAATCGCATTGTTGGCAGCAACGGTCTCTACATGACCGACACCTCTACTCGCCACAAAGTGGGCAATGCCATGCCTAAAGCTACTGGTGGTTTCGGTGGAATGCTGAACTACAAGAACTTCGCACTGACCTTCAACTTCGACTTCCGTATCGGAGGAGATGTACTCAACTTGCCATGGCAATACATGATGGATGCCGGTAATATTAAAGATGCTGTGGGCGTGCGCAATGCTGCAACAGGTGGTATTTACTATTACAGCGACACCGATAAAGCCAGTGACAAAGGCTCTCTCCACAGGGTTAATCCTGCGGATATACCCAATTACAAACGCGGAGAAACCAAAATCAACGGTCACCTCGTATGGGACAACGGTCTTATTCAGAAAGGTGTGAAAGAAGATGGCACACCGAATGACATCATCGTTACCCAATTCGAAGTCAATGACAACCAATACGGATGGGGTACAGGTGCAACACAAAGCTATGCCGATGCCATTCAGAAGAACAGCTATGTGAAATGCCGCGAGATTACACTTGCCTATACTCTTCCCAAATTGATTACGAAGAAGTTCCACTGTAACACCCTCACGGTGTCAGCTTATGTACGCAATCCATTCTACATCTATCGCAGTCTCAAGCTCTTCGACGCAGAAGCTACCGATGGAACAAGCTGGATCTATCAGGCACAGATTGGCGGCACAACAGCTACCTCACGCTCGTTCGGACTCACACTCCGTGCAAACTTCTAA